The Acidimicrobiales bacterium sequence AAGACGGTGTCGACCTTCACCTCGCGCATCGGCGTGCCCGGCGCCAGGTCCATGTAGTCGAGCGCCCGTGCCGCGGTGTCGCGCAGCGCCGGATCCTCGAACGAGTCGGGGCGCGGGATGTCGCCGTGGAGGGGCATCACCTGGGCCGGGTTCGTTCCCCAGCTGACGAAGGGTGTGATCTCCGAGGCATCGAGCACGATCTCCTCGTCGAAGGTGGCGTCGTCGTCGGTGACCAGCGTCTTCCAGTCCGCGACGGCCGCGTCCCAGTCGGCGCCGGTCGGGCTGTGCTCGCGACCCTTCAGATACTCGAATGTGACGTCGTCGGGGGCGATCAGGCCGGCCTTGGCGCCGCCCTCGATCGACATGTTGCAGACGGTCATCCGCCCCTCCATCGAGAGGTTGCGGATCGCCTCGCCCCGGTACTCGATGATCTTGCCGATACCGCCACCGGTGCCGATGCGCCCGATGATCGCGAGGATGATGTCCTTGGCGGTCGACCCCGCCGGCAGTTCACCGTCGACCGTGATCGCCATGGTGCCCGGCCGGGTCTGCGGGAGCGTCTGGGTCGCGAGCACGTGCTCGACCTCGCTCGTGCCGATGCCGAACGCGATCGAGCCGAACGCACCGTGCGTCGCCGTGTGCGAGTCGCCGCACACGATGGTCATGCCCGGCTGGGTGAGTCCCTGCTCCGGGCCGATGACGTGCACGATGCCCTGCTTCGGGTGGCCCATCGGGTAGTTCGTGACGCCGAACTCCTCGGTGTTGCGGCGTAGCGTGTCGACCTGTTTCGCGCTGATCTCGTCCTCGATCGGCTTGTCCTGGTCGATGGTGGGCACATTGTGGTCCTCGGTGGCCACCGTGAGGTCCGGGCGCCGCACCGTGCGGCCGGACAGCCGCAGCCCGTCGAAGGCCTGCGGGGAGGTGACCTCGTGGATGAGGTGCAGATCGATGTAGAGCAGGTCCGGCGCCCCGTCGTCGCCCGCGGCGACGAGGTGGCGGTCCCAGATCTTCTCGCTGAGGGTCTTGCCCATCGGATGACGTCCTGTGTGGGTTGGCGATCGGGTGGTGGTCTTGACTGTCTCACATAATGAGACATAAGTTCTGACCCGTGGAACACACGATAAGCGGTGTCGGCGTGATCGACAAGGCGCTCGCCGTCCTCGGTGCGGTCGAACGCGAACCCCGGAGCCTCGGATCGTTGGTGAGCGAGACCGGGCTGAGTCGGGCCACGGCGCATCGACTGGCCTCCGCGCTCGAGGTCCACGGACTGTTGCGCCGTGACGGCGAGGGAAGATTCGCCCTCGGCGCTCGCCTGATCGCGATGGGCGACGAGGCGAGCCGGGGCTGGCCGGTGGCCGAGGCCGCCGGACCGGCCCTCTCCGCACTGCGCGACACCACCGGCGAGTCCGCCCAGCTCTATGTGCGCGACGGAGACCAGCGGATCTGTGTGGCGTCGCTCGAGTCTCCCCACGGACTCCGCACGATCGTGGCGACCGGGGCCGCGCTCCCGCTCGACCAGGGCTCGGGCGGACGGGTCTTGCAGGGTGACGTCGGCGCTGACGGGTACGTCGTGTCGATCGGTGAACGCGAGGCCGGGGTCGCCTCGGTGAGCGCGCCCGTCACCGGCTCCGGTGCCGTCGTGGCGGCGGTCAGCGTGAGTGGCCCGATCGAACGACTCTCCCGGGATCCGGGCCCGACGTTCGGTCCTCCCGTGGTCATGGCTGCGGCGGCCATCGCCCGTGCGGCAGGATTGTCGGTATGAGCACACCGTCCGACCCCGAACCCGGCCCGTTCTCGATCGGCCTGATGCGGGCGGTGGCCGTCGCCATCGTCGTCGTCGTTCTCTTTTTCCTGGTCGACGCGATCATCGGATGACGGCCTCCGAACTGCGCATCCGCGACGCGGAACCCGCCGACGCCGCGGCCTGCGCGGCGATCTACGCGCCGATCGTGCGCAACACGCCCATCAGCTTCGAGTTCACCGAGCCCGACGCCGAGGAGTTCGCAACGCGCATCGCACGGGTGCAGGAGACCGACCCGTGGCTCGTCGCCACGCTCGACGACGTGGTGGTCGGCTACGCCTACGCCGCCGATTTCCGGGCCCGCGCCGCCTACGCGGGCTCGCGGGAGACGACGGTCTACGTCCACGAGGACCACCACGGTCGGGGCATCGGCTCGGCGTTGATGCGCCGACTGATCGCCGACCTGCGCGACCGCGGCGCCCATGTCGCGGTCGCCTGCATCGCCCTGCCCAACGACGGCAGCGTCGCCCTGCACGAGCAGCTCGGCTTCAACGCGGTCGGGGTGTTTCGCGAGTCCGGCCGGAAGTTCGACACCTGGCACGACGTCGGGTTCTGGGAGCTGTTGCTCTGATCCAGGCGAGGCTCGGCGGCCTCTATCCGA is a genomic window containing:
- the leuC gene encoding 3-isopropylmalate dehydratase large subunit, producing the protein MGKTLSEKIWDRHLVAAGDDGAPDLLYIDLHLIHEVTSPQAFDGLRLSGRTVRRPDLTVATEDHNVPTIDQDKPIEDEISAKQVDTLRRNTEEFGVTNYPMGHPKQGIVHVIGPEQGLTQPGMTIVCGDSHTATHGAFGSIAFGIGTSEVEHVLATQTLPQTRPGTMAITVDGELPAGSTAKDIILAIIGRIGTGGGIGKIIEYRGEAIRNLSMEGRMTVCNMSIEGGAKAGLIAPDDVTFEYLKGREHSPTGADWDAAVADWKTLVTDDDATFDEEIVLDASEITPFVSWGTNPAQVMPLHGDIPRPDSFEDPALRDTAARALDYMDLAPGTPMREVKVDTVFIGSCTNSRIEDLRAAAAVAEGRRVADGVRTLVVPGSGQVEAQAIAEGLPEIFRAAGFDWRQPGCSMCLAMNPDKLQPGERCASTSNRNFEGRQGRGGRTHLVSPAVAAATAIAGTFAAPADLG
- a CDS encoding IclR family transcriptional regulator, with product MEHTISGVGVIDKALAVLGAVEREPRSLGSLVSETGLSRATAHRLASALEVHGLLRRDGEGRFALGARLIAMGDEASRGWPVAEAAGPALSALRDTTGESAQLYVRDGDQRICVASLESPHGLRTIVATGAALPLDQGSGGRVLQGDVGADGYVVSIGEREAGVASVSAPVTGSGAVVAAVSVSGPIERLSRDPGPTFGPPVVMAAAAIARAAGLSV
- a CDS encoding N-acetyltransferase family protein, encoding MTASELRIRDAEPADAAACAAIYAPIVRNTPISFEFTEPDAEEFATRIARVQETDPWLVATLDDVVVGYAYAADFRARAAYAGSRETTVYVHEDHHGRGIGSALMRRLIADLRDRGAHVAVACIALPNDGSVALHEQLGFNAVGVFRESGRKFDTWHDVGFWELLL